A genomic region of Noviherbaspirillum sp. L7-7A contains the following coding sequences:
- the pstS gene encoding phosphate ABC transporter substrate-binding protein PstS has product MRLQQLIRGGLLAIVCALPFSATAADITGAGATFPYPIYAKWAESYKKATGNGMNYQSIGSGGGIKQIKARTVDFGASDMPLPAAELEKSGLVQFPAVMGGVVPVLNLNGVKPGQLKMNGAVLGAIYMGKITKWNAPEIAALNQGVTLPSVDITVVHRADGSGTTFLWTDYLSKVNPEFKSAIGSGTAVKWPVGVGGKGNEGVAANVQRVKGAIGYVEYAYAKKNNITHAQLQNRDGQFVQPDDETFKAAAAGADWARTPGMALVLTDQAGKNTWPVTGASFILMQKAQDDPGKAREVLKFFDWAFREGGAMAADLDYVALPAPVVKLVQEGWKAQIKDASGKAVW; this is encoded by the coding sequence ATGAGACTTCAGCAACTCATCCGCGGCGGCCTGCTGGCCATTGTGTGCGCACTGCCATTCTCCGCTACCGCGGCCGACATCACCGGCGCTGGCGCGACCTTCCCCTATCCCATTTATGCAAAATGGGCCGAGTCCTACAAGAAAGCCACCGGGAACGGCATGAACTACCAGTCGATCGGCTCCGGCGGCGGCATCAAGCAGATCAAGGCCAGGACGGTGGACTTCGGCGCCTCCGACATGCCGTTGCCAGCGGCTGAGCTGGAGAAGTCGGGCCTGGTGCAGTTTCCGGCGGTGATGGGCGGCGTGGTTCCGGTTTTGAACCTTAACGGTGTCAAGCCCGGTCAGCTGAAGATGAACGGCGCCGTTCTTGGCGCGATCTACATGGGCAAGATCACCAAGTGGAATGCGCCCGAGATTGCCGCGCTGAACCAGGGCGTGACACTGCCTTCGGTTGACATCACGGTGGTGCATCGCGCCGACGGCTCGGGCACCACGTTCCTGTGGACTGACTACCTGTCCAAGGTCAATCCCGAATTCAAGAGTGCGATCGGTTCCGGCACCGCCGTGAAATGGCCGGTGGGCGTGGGCGGCAAGGGCAACGAAGGCGTTGCGGCCAATGTGCAGCGGGTCAAGGGCGCAATCGGCTATGTGGAATATGCCTATGCGAAAAAGAACAACATCACCCATGCGCAACTGCAGAACCGCGATGGCCAGTTCGTGCAGCCGGATGACGAGACCTTCAAGGCCGCCGCCGCTGGCGCCGACTGGGCCAGGACGCCGGGCATGGCGCTGGTGCTGACCGACCAGGCGGGCAAGAACACGTGGCCAGTGACGGGCGCCTCGTTCATCCTGATGCAGAAGGCGCAGGACGACCCCGGCAAGGCGCGCGAAGTGCTGAAGTTCTTCGACTGGGCGTTCAGGGAGGGCGGCGCAATGGCGGCCGACCTCGATTATGTGGCGCTGCCGGCACCGGTGGTGAAGCTGGTGCAGGAAGGCTGGAAGGCGCAGATCAAGGACGCATCCGGCAAGGCTGTCTGGTAA
- a CDS encoding Fe(3+) ABC transporter substrate-binding protein — MKLAFRLTLIAASLAVTHASFAQENVLNLYSARHYQTDELLYENFTKQTGIKINRIEADDNQLLERLKSEGKNSPADVILMVDAARLWRAEADGLFQPVKSAVLESRIPANLRASDEGKGPEWFGFSTRARIIVYNKVAVEKKDVSTYESLADPKNKGKVCTRSGSHPYMLSMIGAMIERNGEAATETWAKGMVNNFARPPRGGDTDQIKGVATGECGVALANTYYYVRMLRSTKPEDKDMVNKIGFVWPNQESSGTHVNVSGGGVARNAPHREAAVKFLEYLSSDEAQAYFANGNNEWPAVQSAVVKNPALDALGKFKMENVPVAAMGKNQATAQKILDKAGYK; from the coding sequence ATGAAACTTGCCTTCCGCCTGACCCTGATCGCTGCCTCGCTTGCCGTCACCCATGCCAGCTTTGCCCAGGAAAACGTGCTGAATCTGTATTCGGCACGTCACTATCAGACTGATGAACTGCTGTATGAGAACTTCACCAAGCAGACCGGCATCAAGATCAACCGGATCGAGGCGGACGATAACCAGTTGCTGGAGCGCCTGAAGAGCGAAGGCAAGAACAGCCCGGCGGACGTGATCCTGATGGTGGATGCAGCCCGTCTGTGGCGGGCGGAAGCGGATGGCCTGTTCCAGCCGGTCAAGTCGGCTGTACTGGAGTCACGCATTCCCGCCAACCTGCGCGCGTCTGATGAAGGCAAGGGACCGGAATGGTTTGGTTTTTCCACGCGCGCCCGCATCATCGTCTACAACAAGGTTGCCGTCGAGAAGAAGGATGTGTCGACCTACGAATCCCTGGCTGACCCGAAGAACAAGGGCAAGGTATGCACCCGCTCCGGCTCGCATCCCTACATGCTGTCCATGATAGGCGCCATGATCGAGCGTAACGGCGAAGCGGCAACCGAGACCTGGGCCAAGGGCATGGTCAACAACTTTGCCCGCCCGCCACGCGGCGGCGACACCGACCAGATCAAGGGCGTGGCCACCGGCGAATGCGGCGTGGCGCTGGCCAATACTTACTACTATGTGCGCATGCTGCGTTCGACCAAGCCGGAAGACAAGGACATGGTCAACAAGATCGGCTTTGTCTGGCCGAACCAGGAAAGCTCGGGCACCCATGTGAACGTGTCCGGCGGCGGCGTGGCGCGCAATGCGCCGCATCGCGAAGCCGCGGTAAAGTTCCTTGAATACCTGTCCAGCGACGAGGCGCAGGCCTACTTCGCCAACGGCAACAATGAATGGCCGGCGGTGCAGTCTGCCGTGGTAAAGAATCCGGCCCTGGACGCGCTGGGCAAGTTCAAGATGGAAAATGTGCCGGTTGCCGCAATGGGCAAGAACCAGGCAACTGCACAGAAGATCCTCGACAAGGCCGGCTACAAGTGA
- the phoU gene encoding phosphate signaling complex protein PhoU, with product MPSEHSSKQYDLDLEQIRSKVLLMGGLVESQFHDALECFRHGDTDRAGRVMQADEQVNRLEVSLDDACSHLIVRRQPAANDLRTVMATIKVITDLERIGDEATKIARAARSMQERGVVSINHYETVRVIADSAGALLHDALDSFARLDAQQATRLIAQDKAVDHEFRSIMRNLITFMMEDPRTISSALETLWVAKAVERIGDHAKNIAEYVIYVVEGKDIRHTDYATASQSAQG from the coding sequence ATGCCAAGCGAGCATTCTTCCAAGCAGTATGACCTTGACCTGGAGCAGATCCGTTCCAAGGTGCTGCTCATGGGCGGCCTGGTCGAAAGCCAGTTCCATGATGCGCTGGAATGCTTCCGTCATGGCGACACCGATCGCGCCGGCCGCGTGATGCAGGCCGACGAGCAGGTGAACCGGCTGGAAGTGTCGCTGGACGACGCCTGCAGCCACCTGATCGTGCGCCGCCAGCCGGCCGCCAACGACCTGCGCACCGTGATGGCCACGATCAAGGTCATTACCGACCTGGAGCGCATAGGCGACGAGGCAACCAAGATCGCCCGCGCCGCGCGCAGCATGCAGGAGCGCGGCGTGGTGTCCATCAATCATTATGAAACCGTGCGCGTGATCGCCGACTCGGCCGGTGCGCTGCTGCATGATGCGCTGGACAGCTTCGCCCGGCTCGATGCCCAGCAGGCCACCCGGCTGATTGCCCAGGACAAGGCGGTCGACCATGAATTCCGCTCCATCATGCGCAACCTGATCACCTTCATGATGGAAGACCCGCGCACCATCTCCAGCGCGCTGGAAACCCTGTGGGTGGCCAAGGCGGTGGAGCGCATCGGCGACCATGCAAAGAACATTGCCGAGTATGTGATCTACGTGGTGGAGGGCAAGGACATCCGCCACACCGACTACGCCACTGCCTCCCAGTCAGCGCAAGGGTGA
- the pstA gene encoding phosphate ABC transporter permease PstA encodes MMQDARNPVYRKRLLRHRIGIALSVLAMAFGIFFLLWILVTLIINSFSAISGAMFAESTPAPGSEGGGLLNAIVGSLMMVGMATLVSTPIGILAGIYLAEYGEESRFAQITRFVTDIMLSAPSIVIGLFVYAIYVANIRHFSGWAGSFAIALIAIPVVVRTTDNMLNLVPTSLREAAFALGAPRWKVATTVRLRAVKAGVITGVLLAVARISGETAPLLFTALNNQFFSTNMNAPMANLPVVIYQFAMSPYDNWRALAWGGALLITFSVLGLNILSRTVFRPKTHQ; translated from the coding sequence ATGATGCAGGACGCAAGAAACCCGGTTTATCGCAAGCGGCTGCTGAGGCACCGCATCGGTATCGCACTCTCGGTGCTGGCCATGGCCTTCGGCATTTTCTTCCTGCTGTGGATACTGGTTACGCTGATCATCAATAGCTTCAGCGCCATCAGCGGCGCGATGTTTGCGGAAAGCACGCCGGCGCCGGGCAGCGAGGGTGGCGGCCTGCTCAATGCCATCGTCGGCAGCCTGATGATGGTGGGCATGGCCACGCTGGTGTCGACGCCGATCGGCATCCTGGCCGGCATCTACCTTGCCGAATACGGCGAGGAAAGCCGCTTCGCGCAGATCACGCGCTTCGTCACCGACATCATGCTGTCGGCGCCGTCCATCGTGATCGGCCTGTTCGTCTACGCAATCTATGTCGCCAACATCCGGCATTTTTCCGGCTGGGCCGGCAGCTTCGCCATCGCGCTGATCGCCATTCCGGTGGTGGTGCGCACCACCGACAACATGCTCAATCTGGTGCCCACCAGCCTGCGCGAGGCCGCGTTCGCGCTGGGCGCGCCGCGCTGGAAGGTCGCCACCACGGTGCGCCTGCGCGCGGTGAAGGCCGGCGTCATCACCGGCGTGCTGCTGGCCGTGGCGCGCATCTCCGGCGAAACCGCGCCGCTCCTGTTCACCGCCCTGAACAACCAGTTCTTCAGCACCAACATGAACGCGCCCATGGCCAACCTGCCGGTGGTGATCTACCAGTTCGCGATGAGCCCCTATGACAACTGGCGCGCGCTGGCCTGGGGCGGGGCGCTCCTGATCACCTTTAGCGTGCTCGGCCTGAACATCCTGTCGCGCACCGTGTTCCGCCCGAAAACGCATCAATAA
- the ppk1 gene encoding polyphosphate kinase 1 → MKRKPKPADLRTKQQPGTENYLNRELSQLAFNRRVLAQAGDQRLPLLERLRYLCIVSSNMDEFFEVRIASLLARMDGHTPEASVPGADFTQTSVESHDIVERQYRILNEEILPELSRQGIHLLRDQDRNEAQRAWVKSYFDREVRPLLTPIGLDPAHPFPQVVNKSLNFIVELSGKDAFGRGTAIAILKAPRVLPRVIRLPDELSQDGGMSFCLLSSVIHAHISDLFTDREVLSYSQFRVTRDSDLWVDEEEVKNLRQALQSELQSRHFGFAVRLEVARNCLPSLSNFLLEQFSIPPSRLYAVDGPVNMTRLLALADAVDKPGLRFAPFTPAYPPTLDNADMFAVLRQRDMLLHHPFQSFLPVVEFIRCAAHDPNVVAIKQTIYRTGMNSLLMESLILAAQRGKEVTVIVELMARFDEEANINWADRLERVGAQVVYGVVGLKTHAKLALVIRREEGELRLYAHLGTGNYHPTTTKLYTDFGLLTANPLLTAEVNEVFIHLTSLTKPTRLQQLWLAPFDLQREFLRAIRNEARIARLGRHGRIIAKMNALVDESVIRALYAASSDGVKIDLIVRGACSLQPGVPGLSENIRVRSIIGRFLEHSRIFYFRNDLKHDVYLSSADWMSRNLFRRIEVAFPVLDRALKRRVLQEGLDPYLKDNTNAWELGPDGRYTRRKPRGKQAAFSAQDYLMQTLGKMA, encoded by the coding sequence ATGAAACGAAAACCAAAACCCGCCGATCTGAGGACGAAGCAGCAGCCGGGGACGGAAAACTACCTGAACCGGGAGCTGTCACAACTTGCCTTCAACCGGCGGGTTCTGGCGCAGGCCGGAGATCAGCGGCTGCCCCTGCTGGAACGGCTGCGCTACCTGTGCATCGTCAGCAGCAATATGGACGAGTTCTTCGAGGTGCGCATCGCCAGCCTGCTGGCGCGCATGGACGGCCATACGCCGGAAGCGTCGGTGCCGGGCGCCGACTTCACGCAGACCAGCGTCGAGTCGCATGACATCGTCGAGAGGCAGTACAGGATACTCAACGAGGAAATCCTGCCCGAGCTGTCGCGCCAGGGCATACACCTGCTGCGGGACCAGGATCGCAATGAAGCCCAGCGGGCCTGGGTCAAGTCCTATTTCGACCGCGAGGTCAGGCCGCTGCTCACGCCGATCGGCCTGGACCCGGCGCATCCATTCCCGCAGGTGGTCAACAAGAGCCTCAATTTCATCGTCGAGCTGTCGGGCAAGGATGCATTCGGGCGCGGCACCGCGATCGCGATCCTGAAGGCGCCGCGGGTGCTGCCACGGGTGATACGGCTGCCGGACGAGCTGTCGCAGGACGGCGGCATGTCGTTCTGCCTGCTCTCCTCGGTGATCCATGCCCATATCTCCGACCTCTTCACCGACCGCGAGGTGCTGTCGTATTCACAATTCCGCGTTACCCGGGACAGCGACCTGTGGGTCGACGAGGAAGAGGTCAAGAACCTGCGCCAGGCGCTGCAGAGCGAATTGCAGTCACGCCATTTCGGTTTCGCGGTGCGGCTGGAAGTGGCGCGCAACTGCCTCCCTTCCCTGTCGAATTTCCTGCTGGAACAGTTCTCCATTCCGCCCAGCCGGCTGTACGCGGTGGACGGCCCGGTCAACATGACGCGCCTCCTGGCGCTGGCCGATGCGGTTGACAAGCCGGGCCTGCGCTTTGCGCCCTTCACGCCCGCCTATCCGCCGACCCTGGACAATGCCGACATGTTCGCCGTGCTGCGCCAGCGCGACATGCTGCTGCACCATCCCTTCCAGTCCTTCCTGCCGGTGGTGGAATTCATCCGCTGCGCCGCGCATGACCCGAATGTGGTGGCGATCAAGCAGACGATATACCGCACCGGCATGAACTCCCTGCTGATGGAGTCGCTGATCCTGGCCGCGCAGCGCGGCAAGGAAGTCACCGTGATCGTCGAGCTGATGGCGCGTTTCGACGAGGAAGCCAATATCAACTGGGCCGACCGCCTGGAGCGGGTCGGCGCCCAGGTGGTCTATGGCGTGGTGGGCCTGAAGACCCATGCCAAGCTGGCGCTGGTGATACGCCGCGAGGAAGGCGAGCTGCGGCTCTACGCCCACCTCGGCACCGGCAATTATCATCCGACCACGACCAAGCTCTATACCGACTTCGGCCTGCTGACCGCCAATCCGCTGCTGACGGCGGAAGTCAATGAGGTGTTCATCCACCTGACCAGCCTGACCAAGCCGACCAGGCTGCAGCAGCTGTGGCTGGCGCCATTCGACCTGCAGCGGGAATTTCTGCGGGCCATACGCAACGAAGCGCGGATTGCCCGCCTCGGACGGCATGGCCGCATCATCGCCAAGATGAATGCGCTGGTCGACGAATCGGTGATCCGGGCGCTGTACGCGGCTTCCTCTGATGGCGTGAAGATCGACCTGATCGTGCGCGGCGCCTGCTCGCTGCAGCCGGGCGTGCCGGGCCTGTCGGAAAACATCCGGGTGCGCTCCATCATTGGCCGCTTCCTGGAGCACAGCCGCATCTTCTACTTCCGCAATGACCTGAAGCACGATGTGTATCTGTCCAGCGCCGACTGGATGAGCCGCAACCTTTTCCGCCGCATCGAAGTCGCGTTTCCGGTGCTCGACCGGGCGCTAAAGCGGCGCGTGCTGCAGGAAGGCCTGGACCCCTACCTGAAAGACAATACCAATGCATGGGAGCTGGGCCCGGACGGCCGCTACACCCGGCGCAAGCCGCGCGGCAAGCAGGCGGCGTTCAGCGCGCAGGACTATCTGATGCAAACCCTGGGGAAGATGGCCTGA
- the pstC gene encoding phosphate ABC transporter permease subunit PstC, whose translation MRRQRIQDFFFHKVTLGFAMLVLLMLVGIIVSLIIGAIPAFREFGPGFITTVEWDPVNDQYGALIAIAGTLITSFIALLVAFPVSFGIALFLTEICPAWLKRPLGTAVELLAGVPSIIYGMWGLFVFAPFFADHVQPLLKATLGQLPVVGQLFSGPTMGIGMLTAGFILAIMIIPFIASVMRDVFDVVPAVLKESAYALGCTRWEVVRKVVLPYTRIGVVGGVMLGLGRALGETMAITFVIGNAHKLSWSLFAAGNSIASTLANEFAEADAPLHVSSLFALGLILFVITFIVLAAAKIMLLTMQKREGTK comes from the coding sequence ATGCGCCGCCAGCGCATCCAGGATTTCTTCTTCCACAAGGTCACCCTCGGCTTTGCGATGCTGGTGCTGCTGATGCTGGTCGGCATCATCGTCTCGCTGATCATCGGCGCGATTCCGGCATTCCGCGAGTTTGGTCCCGGTTTCATCACCACCGTCGAATGGGACCCGGTCAATGACCAGTACGGCGCCCTGATCGCCATTGCCGGCACCCTGATCACTTCCTTCATTGCCTTGCTGGTGGCCTTCCCGGTCAGCTTCGGCATTGCGCTGTTCCTGACCGAGATATGTCCGGCATGGCTCAAGCGGCCGCTCGGCACCGCGGTGGAACTGCTGGCCGGCGTGCCCAGCATTATCTACGGCATGTGGGGGCTGTTCGTGTTCGCCCCCTTCTTTGCCGACCACGTGCAGCCCTTGCTGAAGGCGACCCTGGGCCAGCTGCCGGTCGTGGGCCAGCTGTTCAGCGGCCCCACCATGGGCATCGGCATGCTGACCGCAGGCTTCATCCTTGCCATCATGATCATTCCCTTCATCGCCTCGGTCATGCGCGATGTGTTCGACGTGGTGCCTGCGGTGCTGAAGGAATCGGCCTATGCACTGGGCTGCACCCGCTGGGAAGTGGTGCGCAAGGTGGTATTGCCCTATACCCGCATCGGCGTGGTCGGCGGCGTGATGCTGGGCCTGGGCCGCGCGCTCGGCGAAACCATGGCGATCACCTTCGTCATCGGCAATGCGCACAAGCTGTCCTGGTCGCTGTTCGCCGCCGGCAACAGCATCGCGTCGACACTGGCCAACGAGTTCGCCGAAGCGGATGCGCCGCTGCATGTGTCCTCGCTGTTCGCGCTGGGCCTGATCCTGTTCGTGATTACCTTCATCGTGCTGGCAGCCGCCAAGATCATGCTGCTGACGATGCAGAAAAGAGAGGGCACCAAATGA
- a CDS encoding patatin-like phospholipase family protein, with product MLTFLKRLLPGVLVLLTACGTTKTPAPEPVATPQTPPAALHPVRIGLALGGGAARGFAHIGVIKALEAQGIVPDIVVGTSAGSVVGALYAAGNNGFKLNRMALEMDEAAISDWAVPLFAKSPGVLKGEAIQRYINRAVRNAPIEKFPISFGAVATDLQNGKPILFQRGNAGMAVRASSSVPGVFQPVKIGDKSYVDGGLVAPVPVRYAREMGADFVIAVNISADPDAQPSTSSLDVVLQTFAIMGQTINRLEMKDADIVITPSLGAMKGSDFSGRNLAILAGEQAAASVMPELRAKLKMKREGTATISSARDR from the coding sequence ATGCTAACGTTTTTAAAGCGCCTGCTTCCAGGCGTTCTCGTCCTGCTGACCGCCTGTGGCACGACCAAGACCCCTGCACCTGAACCTGTCGCCACGCCGCAGACGCCACCGGCCGCGCTGCACCCGGTGCGCATCGGCCTGGCGCTTGGCGGCGGCGCCGCCCGCGGTTTCGCGCATATCGGCGTCATCAAGGCGCTGGAAGCCCAGGGCATCGTGCCCGACATCGTGGTTGGCACCAGCGCCGGCAGCGTGGTCGGTGCACTGTATGCCGCTGGCAATAACGGCTTCAAGCTCAATCGCATGGCGCTCGAGATGGACGAGGCGGCCATTTCCGACTGGGCCGTGCCGCTGTTTGCCAAGAGCCCCGGCGTGCTGAAAGGGGAAGCGATCCAGCGCTATATCAATCGCGCTGTGCGCAATGCGCCCATAGAGAAATTCCCGATTTCCTTCGGCGCCGTCGCAACCGACCTGCAGAATGGCAAGCCCATCCTGTTTCAGCGTGGCAATGCAGGCATGGCGGTGCGGGCATCGTCATCTGTGCCAGGCGTGTTCCAGCCAGTAAAGATCGGCGATAAAAGTTATGTCGATGGCGGCCTGGTCGCTCCGGTGCCGGTGCGTTACGCCCGTGAAATGGGCGCCGACTTTGTCATCGCCGTCAATATCTCGGCCGATCCGGATGCCCAGCCTTCCACCAGCAGCCTGGACGTGGTGCTGCAAACATTTGCCATCATGGGGCAGACCATCAACCGGCTGGAAATGAAGGATGCGGACATCGTGATCACGCCCAGTCTGGGCGCGATGAAGGGCAGCGATTTCAGCGGAAGGAATCTGGCGATTCTGGCCGGGGAGCAGGCCGCGGCCAGCGTGATGCCAGAATTGCGGGCCAAACTGAAAATGAAACGGGAAGGAACAGCGACGATCAGTTCTGCTCGGGATCGTTGA
- a CDS encoding response regulator encodes MAVDNPEILIVEDEPAIVELVRYTLRDSGWNAAAVDTAGGAWDYLQQRTPQLLLLDWMLPDQSGLRLLSRLRADRNFSSLPVIMLTAKSMEEDKIAGLNQGADDYITKPFSPRELAARVKALLRRKAPEHAQTLMRAGPVTLDPVSCTVSLNETRIDIGHAEYKLLKFFMAHPERVFSRSQLLDRVWGDHAVIEERTVDVHVLRLRKALKEAESLIRTVRSVGYMLSEK; translated from the coding sequence ATGGCAGTGGACAACCCGGAAATTCTGATCGTCGAGGACGAGCCGGCCATCGTCGAGCTGGTGCGATACACCTTGCGCGACAGCGGCTGGAATGCAGCCGCGGTCGACACCGCCGGCGGCGCCTGGGACTACCTCCAGCAGCGCACGCCGCAACTGCTGCTGCTGGACTGGATGCTGCCCGACCAGTCCGGCCTGCGCCTGCTTTCGCGGCTGCGCGCCGACCGCAATTTCTCCAGCCTGCCGGTGATCATGCTCACCGCCAAGAGCATGGAGGAGGACAAGATCGCCGGCCTGAACCAGGGCGCGGACGATTACATCACCAAGCCGTTTTCGCCGCGCGAGCTGGCGGCCAGGGTCAAGGCGCTGCTGCGGCGCAAGGCGCCCGAGCATGCGCAAACCCTGATGCGCGCCGGCCCGGTGACGCTGGACCCGGTCAGCTGTACCGTGAGCCTGAACGAGACCCGCATCGACATCGGCCATGCGGAATACAAGCTGCTCAAGTTCTTCATGGCCCATCCGGAGCGCGTGTTCTCGCGCAGCCAGTTGCTGGACCGGGTGTGGGGCGATCATGCGGTGATAGAGGAGCGCACGGTCGATGTGCATGTGCTGCGTCTGCGCAAGGCATTGAAAGAGGCCGAGTCGCTGATCAGGACGGTGCGCAGCGTGGGCTACATGCTGTCGGAGAAATAG
- the pstB gene encoding phosphate ABC transporter ATP-binding protein PstB, which produces MMSNPTAAAIHAPGPKATIEISNLNFFYGGFQGLKNINLRIHDKKVTAFIGPSGCGKSTLLRTLNRMYDLYPGQRAEGQIVYNGRNILEPGLDVNMLRARVGMVFQKPTPFPMSVYDNIAFGVRLYENLSRGEMDERVEWALNKAALWTEVKDKLNKSGLSLSGGQQQRLCIARGVAVKPEVLLLDEPTSALDPISTAKIEELISELKGEYTIAIVTHNMQQAARCSDYTAYMYLGELVEFGETDQIFMNPGRRETQDYITGRFG; this is translated from the coding sequence ATGATGAGCAATCCAACCGCAGCAGCAATCCATGCGCCCGGTCCCAAGGCCACGATAGAAATCAGCAATTTGAATTTCTTCTACGGCGGCTTCCAGGGCCTGAAGAACATCAACTTGCGCATCCATGACAAGAAGGTCACCGCCTTCATCGGCCCGTCGGGCTGCGGCAAGTCCACCTTGCTGCGCACCCTGAACCGCATGTACGACCTCTATCCGGGCCAGCGCGCCGAAGGACAGATCGTGTATAACGGCCGCAATATCCTCGAGCCGGGGCTGGATGTGAACATGCTGCGGGCACGGGTCGGCATGGTGTTCCAGAAGCCGACGCCGTTCCCGATGTCGGTCTACGATAACATCGCCTTTGGCGTGCGGCTGTATGAAAACCTGTCGCGCGGCGAGATGGATGAGCGGGTGGAATGGGCGCTGAACAAGGCCGCGCTCTGGACCGAGGTCAAGGACAAGCTCAACAAGAGCGGCCTGTCGCTGTCTGGCGGCCAGCAGCAGCGGCTGTGCATCGCGCGCGGCGTCGCGGTCAAGCCGGAAGTGCTGCTGCTGGATGAGCCAACCTCGGCCCTGGACCCGATCTCCACCGCCAAGATCGAGGAACTGATCAGCGAGCTGAAAGGGGAATACACGATTGCCATCGTGACCCATAACATGCAGCAGGCGGCACGCTGCTCGGACTACACTGCCTACATGTATCTGGGCGAACTGGTGGAGTTCGGCGAAACCGACCAGATCTTCATGAATCCGGGGCGCCGCGAGACCCAGGACTACATCACCGGCCGCTTTGGCTGA
- the phoR gene encoding phosphate regulon sensor histidine kinase PhoR encodes MSPKMLFWVPTLLRLALILLAAVVPGYFFGKTVGLVAALIAVCALVILQLSYLWRLSLWLDNPDSRLSDASGIWTDIFSRLYKLRREDEHNRHQLNEWLTRFRQAMSLLPDGVVIMDDVLFLEWCNPAAEQHLGLSNERDKGMRVTNLIRSPHFIDYLILGRYEQPLTLSLRERKLIVHIIPFENRRQILVTHDATESERIERMRRDFIANASHELRTPLTVINGFLEIAQADAGLDKETRQAHLKLMAEQGRRMQNLVEDMLALTRLESVEYPLRPEPVRMAALMEQVYQEAQALSGGRHAITLETDGPDISGSLEELRSAFGNLASNAVRYTPDGGRIELSWRMGEDGPRFAVSDSGIGIRPEHIGRLTERFYRVDKSRSRETRGTGLGLAIVKHVLLRHGAQLDIDSTPDQGSTFTARFPMRSAIVATPQLETSD; translated from the coding sequence ATGAGTCCGAAGATGCTGTTCTGGGTGCCGACCCTGCTGCGCCTTGCGCTGATCCTGCTTGCCGCGGTGGTGCCCGGCTATTTTTTCGGGAAGACCGTGGGTTTGGTTGCGGCGCTGATTGCAGTCTGTGCGCTGGTCATTCTGCAGCTGAGCTACCTGTGGCGGCTGTCGCTGTGGCTGGACAACCCGGACAGCCGCCTATCCGATGCGTCGGGCATCTGGACCGACATCTTTTCCAGGCTCTACAAGCTGCGCCGGGAAGACGAGCACAACCGCCATCAGCTCAACGAGTGGCTGACTCGGTTCCGGCAGGCGATGAGCCTGTTGCCGGATGGCGTGGTGATCATGGACGACGTGCTATTCCTGGAGTGGTGCAATCCGGCCGCCGAACAGCACCTTGGCCTGTCCAACGAGCGCGACAAGGGCATGCGCGTGACCAACCTGATCCGCAGCCCGCACTTCATCGACTACCTGATCCTCGGCCGCTATGAACAGCCGCTGACGCTGTCGCTGCGGGAACGCAAGCTGATCGTCCATATCATCCCGTTTGAAAACCGGCGCCAGATCCTGGTGACGCATGACGCCACCGAGTCCGAGCGCATCGAGCGCATGCGGCGCGACTTCATTGCCAATGCATCGCATGAGCTGCGCACGCCGCTGACGGTGATCAACGGCTTCCTGGAAATCGCCCAGGCCGATGCCGGCCTCGACAAGGAAACCCGGCAGGCCCATCTGAAGCTGATGGCGGAGCAGGGCAGGCGCATGCAGAACCTGGTGGAAGACATGCTTGCGCTGACCCGGCTGGAGTCGGTCGAATACCCGCTAAGGCCCGAGCCGGTGCGCATGGCGGCGCTGATGGAGCAGGTGTATCAGGAGGCGCAGGCATTGTCCGGGGGGCGTCATGCGATCACGCTGGAAACGGACGGGCCGGACATCAGCGGCAGCCTTGAGGAGTTGCGCAGCGCCTTTGGCAACCTGGCATCGAATGCGGTGCGTTATACGCCGGATGGCGGACGCATCGAGCTGAGCTGGCGGATGGGGGAGGACGGGCCGCGGTTCGCCGTGTCCGACAGCGGCATCGGCATACGGCCGGAACACATAGGCCGCCTGACCGAGCGTTTCTACCGCGTCGACAAGAGCCGGTCGCGGGAAACCCGCGGCACCGGCCTTGGCCTTGCGATCGTCAAGCATGTGCTGCTGCGCCATGGCGCCCAACTTGACATCGATTCGACGCCGGATCAGGGCAGCACCTTCACCGCGCGTTTTCCAATGCGCAGCGCCATTGTCGCTACGCCGCAGCTGGAAACCAGCGACTAG